From the Ruminiclostridium josui JCM 17888 genome, one window contains:
- a CDS encoding hemerythrin domain-containing protein, whose product MIYLETLKRQHEEIAEILSDIKFHILHKDIAKEALEISSKISNLAGKLKVHLNTEDQYMYPQLLKSSNSEIRKTAQAYIDEMGTISTQFMAYKDRFNTRSKITNDIDLFVSESKKIFDILEQRIAKENSNLYQEIEI is encoded by the coding sequence ATGATATATTTAGAAACCTTAAAAAGACAGCATGAGGAAATAGCGGAAATTTTATCAGATATTAAATTTCATATACTTCATAAGGATATTGCAAAAGAGGCTCTTGAAATTTCATCAAAGATAAGTAACCTTGCTGGTAAACTTAAAGTTCACCTCAATACAGAAGACCAGTACATGTATCCTCAGCTTCTTAAAAGCAGTAATTCTGAAATACGAAAAACAGCACAGGCTTATATAGATGAAATGGGAACTATAAGTACCCAATTTATGGCGTATAAAGATCGTTTTAATACAAGATCAAAAATAACTAATGACATAGATTTGTTTGTTAGTGAATCTAAAAAAATTTTTGACATTCTTGAGCAAAGAATAGCAAAAGAAAACTCTAACCTGTACCAAGAGATAGAGATATAG
- a CDS encoding cold-shock protein: protein MEKGRVKWFNAEKGFGFIERDGGNDVFVHFSAINMDGYKTLEEGSEVVFDVVEGAKGPQAANVQRA, encoded by the coding sequence ATGGAAAAAGGTAGAGTTAAGTGGTTCAACGCCGAAAAGGGATTTGGATTTATCGAAAGAGATGGCGGAAATGACGTATTTGTTCATTTTTCAGCTATCAACATGGATGGATACAAAACACTTGAGGAAGGCTCAGAAGTAGTATTTGACGTTGTTGAAGGAGCTAAGGGTCCTCAGGCTGCAAACGTTCAGAGAGCATAA
- the hcp gene encoding hydroxylamine reductase, with protein sequence MSNMFCYQCQEAAGGKGCTVNGVCGKTADVAKAQDLLVFVTKGLAVVSNEGRKVGVVDSNVDKYITESLFSTITNANFDREALIERVKETLNLREDLKAKVAKAGGQVGEAKGISNFFKKLFGASSNEIDIPDAAVWSANNVSEFDAKAEKVGVLATENEDIRSLRELILYGLKGLSAYMKHAMNLGYNDIEVHGFMAKALAATLDNSLSADDLVALALEAGKYGVTAMALLDKANTETYGNPEITKVDIGVRNNPGILISGHDLRDLQMLLEQTEGKGVDVYTHSEMLAGQYYPAFKKYSHFAGNYGNAWWKQGEEFEKFNGVILMTTNCIVPPKDSYKNRLFTTGATGVPGCKHIVADENGNKDFSELIAMAKKCKAPTEIEKGEIIGGFAHNQVLALADKVVDAVKTGAIKRFFVMAGCDGRAKSRNYYTEFAEKLPKDTVILTAGCAKYKYNKLNLGDIGGIPRVLDAGQCNDSYSLVVIALKLQEVFGLDDVNKLPISYNIAWYEQKAVIVLLSLLHLGVKNIHLGPTLPAFLSPNVAKVLVENFGISGIGTVDEDIKMFLA encoded by the coding sequence ATGTCAAACATGTTTTGTTATCAATGTCAAGAAGCTGCGGGTGGTAAGGGTTGTACTGTAAATGGTGTTTGCGGTAAAACTGCAGATGTAGCAAAAGCTCAGGACTTATTAGTTTTTGTAACTAAAGGCTTAGCTGTAGTAAGCAATGAAGGAAGAAAAGTTGGTGTTGTTGATAGTAATGTAGACAAATATATTACTGAAAGTTTATTCTCGACAATTACAAATGCTAACTTTGACAGGGAAGCACTTATTGAAAGAGTTAAGGAAACTTTAAATTTAAGAGAAGATTTAAAAGCTAAGGTTGCAAAAGCTGGTGGGCAAGTAGGAGAAGCTAAAGGTATAAGTAATTTCTTTAAGAAATTATTTGGAGCGTCATCAAACGAAATTGATATTCCAGATGCAGCAGTATGGTCAGCTAATAATGTAAGTGAATTTGATGCGAAAGCTGAAAAAGTGGGAGTATTGGCCACTGAAAATGAAGATATAAGAAGCTTAAGAGAGCTTATATTATATGGCTTGAAAGGTTTATCAGCATATATGAAGCATGCTATGAACTTAGGATACAATGATATAGAAGTTCATGGGTTTATGGCGAAAGCTTTAGCTGCAACATTAGATAATTCGTTATCTGCAGATGATTTAGTAGCTCTTGCATTAGAAGCAGGAAAATATGGAGTTACCGCAATGGCATTACTTGATAAAGCGAACACAGAAACTTATGGAAATCCTGAGATTACTAAAGTTGATATTGGAGTTAGAAATAACCCCGGAATATTAATTTCGGGACATGATTTAAGAGACCTTCAAATGCTATTAGAGCAAACAGAAGGAAAAGGAGTAGATGTTTATACCCACAGTGAAATGCTGGCAGGACAATATTATCCGGCTTTTAAGAAATATTCACACTTTGCAGGAAACTACGGTAATGCATGGTGGAAGCAGGGCGAAGAATTTGAAAAATTCAACGGAGTAATTTTAATGACTACAAACTGTATAGTTCCTCCGAAGGATTCATATAAGAATCGATTATTTACAACAGGTGCAACTGGAGTACCAGGCTGCAAACACATTGTTGCAGATGAAAATGGAAATAAGGACTTTTCAGAATTAATTGCTATGGCAAAAAAGTGTAAGGCGCCAACTGAAATAGAAAAGGGAGAAATCATAGGAGGCTTTGCTCACAACCAAGTATTAGCTCTGGCTGACAAGGTAGTTGATGCCGTTAAGACGGGGGCAATAAAGAGATTCTTTGTAATGGCTGGCTGCGATGGCAGAGCTAAATCAAGAAACTACTATACTGAATTTGCAGAAAAGCTTCCAAAGGATACAGTTATATTAACTGCAGGTTGTGCAAAGTATAAATATAATAAATTGAATCTTGGAGATATTGGCGGAATTCCAAGAGTGCTTGATGCAGGACAATGTAATGATTCATACTCATTGGTTGTAATTGCATTAAAGCTTCAAGAAGTATTTGGTTTGGATGATGTTAATAAGCTTCCAATATCCTATAATATTGCATGGTATGAGCAAAAGGCTGTAATAGTATTGCTATCCTTGTTGCATCTTGGAGTTAAAAACATTCACTTGGGGCCAACACTTCCTGCTTTCTTATCACCAAATGTAGCTAAAGTATTGGTAGAGAATTTTGGAATATCAGGAATAGGAACTGTAGATGAAGATATTAAAATGTTTTTAGCATAA
- a CDS encoding class I SAM-dependent DNA methyltransferase yields MCLIIYNNFAYVYDKLTLDIDYNKWADYVESIFKKNNLNVSMILELGCGTGSFGVEMARRGYDMICLDLSSDMLDCAAEKAEKEGLDILFLNQNMCNFELYGTVDAIVCLLDSFNYITNSSQINKMFKLIKNYLNPGGLFIFDVNTQYKFENIIADNLFYEIDDEVTYIWENNYNPKTKKARFDLTFFVKKEGLYERFDETHYEKSYTHDEIMDFIKNSGMEFVSRFGELTLRKPSPTSQRNFYVCRK; encoded by the coding sequence GTGTGTTTAATTATTTATAATAATTTTGCATATGTTTACGACAAATTAACTCTGGATATTGATTATAATAAATGGGCAGATTATGTTGAAAGTATATTTAAGAAGAATAATCTGAATGTTTCTATGATACTTGAACTTGGATGCGGTACGGGCAGCTTTGGCGTTGAAATGGCACGCAGAGGTTACGATATGATATGCCTTGATTTGTCCTCAGACATGTTGGACTGTGCAGCTGAAAAGGCTGAAAAAGAGGGATTGGATATACTATTCTTAAATCAGAATATGTGCAACTTTGAGCTTTATGGAACAGTGGATGCAATTGTATGTCTTCTAGATAGCTTTAATTATATTACTAATTCCTCACAAATTAATAAAATGTTTAAGTTAATAAAGAATTACCTCAATCCAGGAGGTTTGTTCATTTTTGATGTAAATACACAGTACAAATTTGAAAATATAATTGCGGACAATCTTTTTTATGAAATTGACGACGAGGTTACATATATATGGGAGAATAATTATAACCCAAAGACAAAAAAAGCAAGATTTGATCTTACCTTTTTTGTAAAGAAGGAAGGTTTGTACGAAAGGTTTGATGAGACACATTATGAAAAGTCTTACACCCATGATGAAATAATGGATTTTATAAAAAATTCAGGCATGGAGTTTGTATCCCGCTTTGGAGAATTAACTTTAAGAAAACCTTCACCCACAAGCCAAAGAAATTTCTATGTTTGCAGGAAATAA
- a CDS encoding S41 family peptidase, translating to MLNMKDQESKRLFSVITMTAIVCFTISILVYGGLMYFNGSYSLIFNKNSVDRATIQKFNEARSILQKSYYENVDTNKLVEGAISGMADSLNDPYTVYYNKEQMKWFTGLQNNTENEYVGVGLPIILDKNGIVTVLEPYDNSPAKAAGIKQGDKILKIDGKDITGIKDETLIANMIKGPENTETVLTILRESESSTKDIPVMRKKIKALVNIRSEMLDGNIAYIKLKMFDKNISKNFISQLNTLVKQGAKGLIIDVRDNPGGLYDEVVSLADRLLPKGDIVFTKDKNGKKHVQTSDATELNMPIAVLTNGNSASASEILAGAIKDFKKGTLIGTKTFGKGLVQTTYSFKDGTGLKVTIARYYTPSGVCIQGEGIKPDIEVKLPDKYKDTDVAAIPREDDLQLQKAIEVISQK from the coding sequence ATGCTCAATATGAAAGACCAAGAATCAAAACGTTTGTTTTCAGTAATAACAATGACGGCAATAGTATGTTTTACAATATCAATTTTGGTGTACGGCGGATTAATGTATTTTAATGGAAGTTACTCCCTTATTTTTAATAAAAATAGTGTAGACAGGGCCACAATACAGAAATTTAACGAAGCAAGGAGCATACTGCAGAAGTCTTACTATGAAAATGTAGACACAAACAAGCTGGTTGAAGGTGCAATAAGTGGCATGGCAGATTCATTGAATGACCCGTATACCGTATATTATAATAAGGAGCAAATGAAATGGTTTACAGGTCTTCAGAATAACACGGAGAATGAGTACGTAGGTGTGGGGCTGCCCATAATACTAGATAAAAATGGAATAGTAACAGTGCTGGAGCCTTATGATAATTCTCCTGCAAAAGCTGCAGGAATAAAGCAGGGGGACAAAATACTTAAAATTGACGGAAAAGATATTACGGGGATAAAGGATGAAACACTAATAGCCAACATGATAAAGGGGCCTGAAAATACGGAGACAGTCCTTACAATATTAAGAGAATCCGAAAGCAGTACCAAAGATATTCCTGTGATGCGTAAAAAGATAAAGGCCTTGGTAAATATAAGGAGCGAAATGCTCGATGGAAATATTGCATATATCAAGCTCAAAATGTTTGATAAAAATATAAGTAAGAACTTTATAAGCCAGCTAAACACCTTGGTAAAACAGGGAGCTAAAGGGTTAATAATAGATGTCAGAGATAATCCGGGAGGGTTATATGATGAAGTAGTGTCACTTGCGGATAGGCTGCTTCCTAAGGGGGATATAGTATTTACAAAGGATAAAAACGGTAAAAAACATGTGCAGACATCAGATGCAACAGAATTAAATATGCCAATTGCAGTACTAACAAACGGCAACAGTGCAAGTGCCTCTGAAATTCTTGCTGGAGCTATAAAGGACTTTAAAAAAGGAACATTAATAGGAACAAAAACCTTTGGAAAAGGTTTGGTTCAAACAACATATTCTTTTAAGGACGGTACGGGATTAAAGGTGACGATAGCAAGATATTATACACCTTCCGGTGTTTGTATTCAGGGAGAGGGTATAAAGCCTGATATTGAGGTTAAACTACCCGACAAGTATAAAGATACAGATGTTGCTGCAATTCCAAGAGAAGATGATTTACAGCTTCAGAAAGCCATTGAAGTTATTAGTCAAAAATAA
- a CDS encoding SDR family NAD(P)-dependent oxidoreductase, whose product MDRLNGKVAVVIGATSGIGKATAALFAKEGAKVIFTGRREEVGKKVEKEIIAQGGQVEFFKCDATVEEECKALVDYVVEKYGRIDVLHNNAGILIDADFLGIDLVKNFDRTINTNLRSQISVMQLVLPVMLKQKSGSVINTASVGGIITMPNNIPYSVSKAAIIHMTRTLAKTYAKEGIRFNSVCPGLTYSEMVEPGNDFDKAVLPGVPMGRGAQPEEIANGVLFLASDESSYITGQALVLDGGLSLA is encoded by the coding sequence TTGGATAGACTTAATGGTAAAGTTGCAGTAGTAATTGGCGCAACATCTGGTATTGGTAAGGCAACTGCTGCTCTATTTGCAAAAGAGGGCGCAAAAGTCATCTTTACTGGTAGACGTGAAGAAGTAGGTAAAAAGGTTGAGAAAGAGATTATTGCGCAAGGTGGTCAGGTTGAGTTCTTCAAATGTGATGCAACTGTGGAAGAAGAATGTAAAGCTTTAGTTGATTATGTAGTTGAGAAATATGGTAGAATTGATGTTCTTCATAATAATGCAGGTATTCTGATAGATGCAGATTTCTTGGGTATCGATTTAGTGAAAAACTTTGATAGAACAATAAACACAAATTTGAGAAGCCAGATTAGTGTTATGCAATTAGTACTTCCAGTTATGCTAAAACAGAAAAGCGGTTCTGTCATTAACACAGCATCCGTTGGTGGTATTATAACCATGCCAAATAACATTCCTTATTCCGTATCTAAGGCAGCAATTATCCACATGACACGTACATTGGCAAAAACTTATGCTAAAGAAGGTATTCGTTTTAACTCTGTGTGCCCAGGTTTGACTTATTCAGAAATGGTTGAACCAGGTAACGATTTTGATAAGGCTGTATTACCAGGGGTTCCTATGGGACGTGGTGCGCAGCCAGAAGAAATTGCAAATGGGGTTCTTTTCTTGGCTAGTGATGAATCTTCATATATCACTGGTCAAGCATTAGTATTAGATGGTGGACTATCCCTGGCATAA
- a CDS encoding nitrous oxide-stimulated promoter family protein — MRCSDRITHEKKVVATMITLYCNKNHNIKKQLCTECLELKEYAFKRLDGCKFGNKKSNCGDCKIHCYKNDMRERIIKVMRYSGPRMMIYHPIISVKHLIYKYKKHP; from the coding sequence ATGAGATGTAGTGACAGAATTACTCATGAAAAAAAGGTTGTAGCAACTATGATTACCTTGTATTGCAATAAAAATCACAATATTAAAAAGCAGTTATGCACTGAGTGCCTAGAACTTAAAGAATATGCCTTTAAACGTCTTGATGGGTGCAAATTTGGTAATAAAAAATCAAATTGCGGAGATTGTAAAATACATTGTTACAAAAATGATATGAGGGAGAGAATAATTAAAGTAATGCGATATTCAGGTCCCAGAATGATGATATATCACCCTATAATATCAGTTAAGCACTTGATATACAAATATAAAAAACACCCATAG
- the hslO gene encoding Hsp33 family molecular chaperone HslO, which translates to MGDYIVRVTAAQGTVRAFAAKTTELVGQASEIHGLSPIATAALGRTLTAAGMMSRMLKGEKDKLTIQIKGDGPLGGIVVASDSKANVRGYVHNPNVYLPLNERGKLDIRTAMGEGYINVIKDMGLKEPYVGLSQLVSGEIADDLTYYFATSEQVPSTVALGVLIDSSGVTSAGGFIIQMMPGAEEETIDTLEKRLIGFPPISKLISEGTTPEEILNMLLEGMDPKIVETVPCSYKCNCSRERMERNLISIGKNDLLEILDDGKGAELQCHFCNTKYNFSHQDIENIIKENAK; encoded by the coding sequence ATGGGTGATTATATAGTAAGAGTAACTGCCGCTCAGGGAACGGTGAGAGCTTTTGCGGCTAAGACTACTGAATTGGTTGGACAAGCTTCAGAAATACACGGACTGTCCCCCATAGCAACAGCCGCTTTAGGAAGAACACTGACAGCGGCGGGTATGATGTCCAGAATGCTTAAAGGAGAAAAAGACAAGCTCACCATACAGATAAAGGGAGACGGGCCGTTAGGAGGGATTGTTGTAGCATCTGATTCCAAGGCGAATGTAAGAGGTTATGTGCATAATCCTAATGTGTATCTTCCCCTTAATGAACGTGGTAAGCTTGATATAAGAACTGCAATGGGGGAAGGTTATATTAACGTTATAAAGGATATGGGTCTTAAGGAGCCTTATGTTGGCCTTTCACAGCTTGTTTCAGGGGAAATAGCCGACGACCTGACATATTACTTTGCAACATCTGAACAAGTACCTTCTACGGTAGCGTTAGGCGTGTTAATAGACTCTTCAGGAGTAACGAGTGCAGGAGGATTTATAATACAGATGATGCCCGGAGCAGAGGAAGAAACTATTGACACTTTGGAAAAACGACTAATAGGCTTTCCTCCTATTTCAAAACTCATATCTGAGGGAACTACGCCAGAAGAAATTTTGAATATGCTTTTAGAAGGTATGGATCCCAAAATAGTTGAAACAGTTCCTTGCAGTTATAAGTGTAATTGTTCGAGAGAAAGAATGGAGAGAAATCTAATCAGTATTGGTAAAAATGACTTACTTGAGATTCTTGATGATGGCAAGGGTGCTGAACTGCAGTGTCATTTCTGCAATACAAAATATAACTTTTCTCATCAAGACATCGAGAACATTATAAAAGAAAATGCTAAATGA
- a CDS encoding small, acid-soluble spore protein, alpha/beta type → MDDNEKLKYEIARELGLIEKVMEGGWKSLTPKETGRIGGLVTKRKKMQVQESQQT, encoded by the coding sequence GTGGATGATAATGAAAAATTAAAGTATGAAATTGCTCGGGAACTTGGTTTGATAGAAAAAGTCATGGAAGGCGGATGGAAAAGTCTAACTCCAAAAGAAACAGGACGCATTGGAGGATTGGTTACAAAAAGAAAAAAAATGCAGGTTCAGGAAAGTCAGCAGACATAA